One window of the Panulirus ornatus isolate Po-2019 chromosome 47, ASM3632096v1, whole genome shotgun sequence genome contains the following:
- the LOC139763607 gene encoding uncharacterized protein: MFSGEKKFPSEECRKLYSEEAHLQNDMLFCNNKKETGDSESGKPLSYEGNQKHSFVQSEVRDLGQVKKFTCDEYEKQFLQKGDFAAYKLVHSGMKKFGCNECGKLFPCKGDLNRHLSVHSGVKKFGCEECGKLFLQKGHLQRHLLVHNGVKKFECDECGKLFLRKGDLQAHLLVHNGIKKFKCNECGKLFLRKGELKTHLLMHNGKKNFGCDECGKSFLLKGHLKQHLLVHIGVKKFGCDECGKLFIQKNSLQKHLLVHNGVKKYGCNECGKMFLWESELKQHSSMHSDIKNFGCDECGKQFLQKSDLKRHMLIHNGVKMFECDECGKQFLRKSDLKAHLLVHSAVKKFECDECGKQFLRKGDLKAHLLVHSAVKKFGCDRCGKLFLRKSDLTAHLHVHKNVKKFRCDECGKLFLLKKNLRRHLLVHKDA; the protein is encoded by the coding sequence ATGTTTAGTGGAGAGAAAAAGTTTCCATCTGAGGAATGTAGGAAATTATACTCCGAGGAGGCTCATCTTCAGAATGATATGCTTTTCTGCAACAACAAGAAAGAAACTGGTGATTCTGAAAGTGGGAAACCTCTTTCATATGAGGGGAATCAGAAGCATAGCTTTGTACAGAGCGAGGTGCGAGATTTAGGACAAGTGAAAAAATTTACCTGTGATGAATATGAGAAACAGTTTTTGCAGAAAGGTGATTTTGCAGCATATAAACTTGTGCACAGTGGTATGAAAAAGTTTGGATGTAATGAATGTGGAAAACTGTTTCCATGTAAGGGTGATCTTAATAGACATTTGTCGGTACACAGTGGTGTTAAAAAGTTTGGatgtgaagaatgtgggaaaTTGTTTTTGCAGAAAGGTCATCTTCAGAGACATTTGCTTGTACACAATGGTGtgaaaaagtttgaatgtgatgaatgtgggaaactatTTTTGCGGAAAGGTGATCTTCAAGCACATTTGCTTGTGCACAATGGTATTAAGAAATTTAAATGtaatgaatgtgggaaactgtttttgCGGAAAGGTGAACTTAAAACACATTTGCTTATGCACAATGGTAAGAAAAAttttggatgtgatgaatgtgggaaatcaTTTTTATTGAAAGGACATCTTAAACAACATTTACTTGTGCACATTGGTGTGAaaaagtttggatgtgatgaatgtgggaaactgtttaTACAAAAAAATAGTCTTCAGAAGCATTTGCTTGTGCATAATGGTGTGAAAAAGTATGGATGTAATGAATGTGGAAAAATGTTTTTGTGGGAAAGTGAACTTAAACAACATTCGTCTATGCACAGTGATATTAAAAACtttggatgtgatgaatgtgggaaacagtTTTTGCAGAAAAGTGATCTTAAGAGACATATGCTTATACACAATGGTGTGAAAATGtttgaatgtgatgaatgtgggaaacagtTTTTGCGGAAAAGTGATTTAAAGGCACATTTGCTTGTGCACAGTGCTGTTAAAAAGtttgaatgtgatgaatgtgggaaacagtTTTTGCGGAAAGGTGATCTAAAAGCACATTTGCTTGTACACAGTGCTGTGAAAAAATTTGGATGTGACAGATGTGGGAAACTGTTTCTGCGGAAAAGTGATCTTACAGCACATTTGCACGTGcacaaaaatgtgaaaaagtttagatgtgatgaatgtgggaaactctttttgttgaaaaaaaatcttCGGAGACATTTGCTTGTGCACAAGGATGCATAA